A stretch of the Triplophysa dalaica isolate WHDGS20190420 chromosome 19, ASM1584641v1, whole genome shotgun sequence genome encodes the following:
- the snrpd3l gene encoding small nuclear ribonucleoprotein D3 polypeptide, like: MSIGVPIKVLHEAEGHIVTCETTTGEVYRGKLIEAEDNMNCQMSNITVTYRDGRVSQLEQVYIRGSKIRFLILPDMLKNAPMLKSMKNKNQAAGAGRGKAAILKAQVAARGRGRGGPGGRGNIFQKRR, from the exons ATGTCTATTGGTGTCCCTATCAAAGTTCTGCATGAAGCAGAGGGTCACATCGTGACTTGTGAAACAACCACTGGTGAAGTGTACAGAGGAAAACTGATTGAAGCAGAAGATAATATGAACTGCCAg ATGTCAAACATTACAGTGACCTATCGAGATGGCAGAGTGTCACAGCTCGAGCAGGTGTACATACGCGGCAGCAAAATACGCTTCCTGATTCTACCTGACATGTTGAAAAATGCTCCGATGTTGAAgagcatgaaaaacaaaaatcaagcTGCGGGAGCCGGAAGAGGCAAAGCTGCTATTCTCAAAGCTCAAG tCGCAGCAAGGGGCCGCGGACGAGGAGGACCGGGAGGAAGAGGAAATATTTTCCAGAAGAGAAGATAA